The Prinia subflava isolate CZ2003 ecotype Zambia chromosome 6, Cam_Psub_1.2, whole genome shotgun sequence genome contains the following window.
ACCAGGGGGGGACACAGGAGGTTTTCCTCACTGGGGACTCCTGGAAGCCTCCAGCACAGGATTAAGGCTGCTTTCCACAGGCAGCTTTAGTGAGCTTGTGGTTTGGTGCTTtattttctcactgaaggtTGGCAAAGTGTCCTCCTTTATTTCTGGCTCTGACAGGGGTTGCTTGTTCTCTGCAGGACTCTCTAGCTGAAGTTGAGGAGAAATACAAGAAGGCTATGGTGTCAAATGCTCAGCTGGACAATGAGAAAACCAACTTCATGTACCAAGTGGACACCCTGAAGGATGCGCTcttggagctggaggagcagctggcagaaTCCAGGAGGCAGTATGAAGAGAAAAGTAAAGTATGTAAATAGCTCTGGCATGGGAAATAACAGGGAGAGATTTGGAGAGGGGTAGAGATCTTTGGGAGGAGGCAGCTAAATTATTACTCAAGATTTCAACCAAGTAGCTGGTTTAATGAATATGAAGTGGAATACCAATTTGTTGTGTACTTGTGATCATAGAAATGAGAATTTTCCCTAAGCCATTTCTGAAGAAGGGGAGAAATGTTGTAGCTGGTAAAGGCTACATTGATACTATCACATCACATCTCCTTTTCTATTCCATCTCTAAAGTAAATTCATGTGGTTTGTCCATAGGGACTTCTGGAGCACTTTTACACACAAAGATGTCTCCAGGCAGCCTGTGGGAGAATTGTGCTGTTCAGACAATTCAAGCAGCTCCACGGTTAAATGTTGAATTAAGTTTTACATTCATTTAGGAGCTGACAGTGATTTGGtgttaaataataaaactgGGGCTTATGTTTTCAAAACTGCCTTCTTGTAGCTTGGGGCATTTGACTACACCCCACTTCAAAACACAGTTCCTGAAAGATACAgtgtggtttttcctttttacataAAGTCCAGCTGAGTTTCAGTTCATGGCCATGTGGGAAGAGTGGGTTAAATTCCCATCGATTCATCTGTGCAGTCTGAAGGACTGGAGTGTAAAAGCTCTTCAACCTGCTGCTCAGCTTATGAGATGGGCTAAATGATGTCTGTCATGTCAGTGTTTAGTGCAATAATAGCATCTTGGAAAAAGGACAAACTCGATAAAAATTGCACTCTTGTGGGATTGTGATTAGAGGGATATTCAAGAATTACATTGCAGTaagcattttctttgtgtttgggcttattttcctctttttgatGGGGTGCTATTTTTGATTAATAATAATCTTGTGAATATTCCATTATTCACAGGAATTTGAGAGGGAGAAGCACGCTCATAGCATATTGCAGTTTCAGTTCATGGAAATCAAAGAGGCTTtgaagcagagagaagaaatgctTGCAgtaagtaacttttttttttttaatggcttctTTGATTGTACATTCCCAAGTAGCAGTAGAGTGGAGAATATGAGGCATGGAGAATTTTATTCCAAATTCAAGTTACTCACCAGAAGAAATGTTACTGTTTCAGGCCAGACAGGTTCAGAGCTGACTAATGCAAATATTACTTTCCTAAGCATTATCTTATTCTTCCTAAGTATTGCATTTTGGACTGCTGTTTGTGGAGATGCAGAGGAAAATAACAGAACTGTGTAACTTGTTCTAAGTCGTGTTGTGGGTAATAAGATTGTCCTCAGGAGCACAGGTTCAGCTGGGATGTCAGAAACTGTGCATTGTAGATACTCATTTACTTTAGCACCTGGCTTTTTTCATTCTCTGGCCTCACTGCAATCTTGGCCTTCCTTGTTAACCTGTTACCTGCTTTCTGTCTTCTTGTTTTGCTCCTGCCCCTCAGGAAATCCAACAGCTGcaacagaaacagcagagcTATGTCAGGGAAATTTCCGATCTTCAGGAGACAATAGAgtggaaagacaaaaaaataggGGTAGGACTTGTCAGCTCCTGCAATGTGTTCAGAGTGACACTGTCATTCCCCACCTGATCCTGCTTTTGTAAAACCCCATGGATAAAACCCTCCCTCGTGCCTTTGCTTGGTGTGGCTGTCCTATGATGTTGCCAGTGAAGTAGCAAATAGCAAGTGTTGTGTTTGGCCAGTACCTTAAAATCCAAGGAAAACCTAGCAGCTGGTGTGCTTTCAAACCAAGGGTAATTGATTTGCTGTGCTGCACCATTTGCATTTGCCATATGGGGAGAGGAAATGCTATTTATAATGCAATTCCATCAGCACTGAGTTTTCGCTTATTCACATTTAATCTGCGGACTGAGCAGAAACTGGAGTGGGGTAAAGAGGTAGTGCAGCTATTTATAGGCTGTTGGGATGAAAGTCTCCCTTGCTTCTCATCCCTTCCCACCACCTCTTATCACAGCCACATGGAAACCCactctggttttcttttccagttgaACACTGAAAGGcttcctgagcagagcaggagaaagaaaTCTGGCAGCTTGCCCATGTTTGTGATGTCCAACAATTTGTAGCAGCTTCAAACTGAACATTGTCTAATTTTTTTGAGTTGTTCTATTTGTACCTATATAGAAATACTGGGAGGGGAGAGTTCAGTAGCCAAATATGCATTTGCACATGGTGCATCCCAGACTAAGGATGACTTAATGGCAGctttcaaattaattaaaatgtaaaataaaaagtctCCTGAAATCCAACGGGCCTAATTCTGTGCCCTTCCATTACCACATGGGAATGGCATGATGTCTTCAGTGTGCTTGCTAAAGCAATGTGGGCATGGATTAGTTTGTCTAGCAGACAAGAATAAAAAGTGGACCCTCATTTGAGGGACTCCTAATGAAGAATTGGGCTCTGAATGTCTTTGGCAGGAAATCTTGGTTCTTGAAGAAGCTGTGCCTTTCTTGGATTTGAAGTTTCTCTCTCTGCATGCAAACTCAGTCCTGTAATCTGTAAACTTGACCTTTTTCATCTGTGCCTCTTCCATCCCCTGAGTATCTTAAATCTGCTCATTTTTGTCTACATTTGCTTTTCACGGCCTTTACTTGtctcccttcctttcttcaCATCTCCTCGCCCTCTGTCTGTGTTGGGAACTCAGGCACTAGAGAGGCAGAAAGATTTCTTTGATTCCATAAGGAGTGAGCGGGATGACCTTAGAGACGAAGTGGTTGTGCTGAAGGAGCAACTGAAGGTATGCAAgaggaataaaagaaatttatatTCATCTGCTGACCCTTCCCCCCTGTACGTTTGGGCAGAAAAATTAAGTCTAGCTCAGTAGCAATAGCTCAATTTTCATGTTGCCTATAAATTGCCATTTTTCAGGGGTTTTGAATATAAAGTCCTTTCCCCTACTATTGATTGTGAGTTCTTAGTGTAGACTGGAGTATAAAGAAGGTTTTTTGTAGGAGACACTTCTGTGAGGAACATCTTATGCAGCagatttatgttaaaaaaaaccaaaagagcTGGGATCACATGCTTTCTGTCAGAGTGGCTGAACTGAGAACTGCAATATCTGTTCTCCTTCCTGACTCCCAGCCATATTTAATGGAATGATTGAAGCAATTGTTTATTCAGAGTATCTTGGACAAGAGCACTTGACAATCCTTCCCTTTCCGAGCAGCAGGCTCTAAAGCATTGCTTTTGCTTCCCACAGAAACATGGAATAATCCCAGACTCTGATATAGCCACCAACGGGGACACCTCAGACATTCTGGATAACGAAGGACACTTGGATTCTTCCCGACCTGCTCCAGGCACCACTCAGGCATTAAagccaggaggggaggggatgcTAGGTAAGTGCTGTGTGTCctctcagcccctcctgcctgtcTGTCCTTCATTCAGCCACCTTGCTTGGGTGGGGCAGTTGTGAGTGGGACAGTTAACACCACGCAGCATGCTCCTTGTCCAATCTCTCCTGTGCTTTTCCCTGCTTCGTGTTGATTTTGGCTCCCAGTGTGTCGTGCAGGGCAGACTTCACTTCCCCTGCAAGGTGACAAAGGATGGGAATACAAATAGGACATTGCAGATAAGGAGCAGTCATTCACATCGCCGTTTAAACCCTGAATTGCAAAATTGTCCCAGGATAATCCTACTGCTGCTCAGTATTTTTCAGGACACACCTTAaataatcaggggaaaaaaaggcattttggtTTTCTATAAAGAGTTTGTATGTTGGTTCATTGATACCCCTGAGAACTCTGCTtgaacagcagtgctgggctctgccaaaGCACACCAAAGGataaattctttatttctctgctaTTGAACTCTTTAAATTAACACTTCTGTGTCTTCACTCGTTACACTGACACTTAAATTCAAAGGATATAATTGATGTGGACAGCGCTAGGAAGGAGAAATCTGGTTGGCAAAACCCCTTCATGCTTTTATGTGGTGAATGGCCATTAGAGAACTATTGTACTCATGTAAGGAGAGAAAGTGATATTTTTTGGTTTgtcggattttttttttgttctaaatgAACATACTAATAAATAGCTGCAGGCAGCCAATTGTTGAAAGTGCAGGTTCTCTTGCTTTGAGCGTTTGGCTGCTTTTTCATCActcagtttctgaaaacaatgTGAAACACCAAAAACCAAGGTAAgggtgtatttttaaatgtaacatGTTTTCTTACGTCTCCTaaccctgtttttttttttaagaatagaTACAGCATAGACCCAAAAACTAACAACAAACACTATTGTTTTAATGTCTGttgcttttaaatataaatcGAAGGGAAACTGTtacaacaaaaataactttaaaagaACCACAGAAGTCCTCACCCATTTGGGTGGCTGAAATAAGGGGCACAGATTACCTGAGCTTTGATCTGTGTTGAGAGGTCTGAACAGCCAAATCATTTGCTTGCCAATCAGATTTTACATTCAGTGTCCATCACGTGCACTGATGATGCCTGtctgagatttttaaaagcaaaatattactGAATAATCCTTCATGATTCCATTGTAACAGCATCAGACCCCTGCATGGATAGAGGGGCGTCAGGGTTAAAGTTGTAGAGAGAATTGCTGAGGAGAAGCAGTCCTTAGAGGCCCTTCTGCAGGTATTGCTGTTAAATTGCACTGCTTCAACCCGTTGTTCTCCTCTGCCAAAGCTGTCATTCCCACAGCCAAGAGCAGAGAGCTCCTCCTTTACAAAAACACCAGCCAGCACCAGAGACTTCTTGCTTTGAGAGGGTGGTGGTGAGTTTCACTGATCAACCCCCTGGATCCTTACTAATTCAATCGCTGCTTTGCCTCACAAAATTGGCAAAAGCTGATCTTTTATTAACCCGTTCTTCTCGTTCTGTCTGCCGGGTTTTAAGTGGGGAGGTAAGTGCTGTGGTGTGGCCCCCTCAACTTTCTCAATGGTCTTTTAGGCAAAGCCAATGAAGTGGAgatgaaaaatgagattttggaggatgtggggaaaagagaaatcttGCAGAATACTGAGCATGAGGAACACAAAGAGGagtctgaggaggaggaggaagcacaGCCATTGCATGCTGCTGAAAATGCAAAGGCAGAACACATGGTTGAAGAACGGGACGCCCCGCCAACAGTGATGATCCCAGAGAGTAGGTGTGCAGAGCAAGGCCAAAGCCTCACAGCACCTGTGTCAGGGAGCGCTTCCTCcaacagtgacagtgacacagatGGCTTGGGAGAGGTCACAGAGTCCAGGGGCACGGCAGTCCAGCAGCCTGAGAGTACAGAGGCTGAACGGACAAATGAGAACTTGGAGCTGGGCTCTCCACAAGGCCACCAGATTTTTGAGACTCCTCAGGAAATGTTTTGTGACTCAGGTACAGAGCAGGAAGTGGGAGAAGCTGCACCCAACCAGGAAGAACAAGAGGATCTGGTTTTAAGCAGCCATTCCCTGAGTGATAATGAAATGGCTGAAGGCTCTGACAGTACAAGTGAGAGCAGTGAGTTGGTTTCTAACCAGGCAGGGCTACCTGAGGGAGCAGTGGCAGGCTTGCTTAGGGAGGAGGGAAATGTGGAGAGTTCCACTCCAGGGGAAGCCCAGCACTCAGAAGAAAGTGCTGAAAACAAGGCTGCAAATGTCCTGGAGGAAAAGTTTGTTGACTGCACTGATGGAAAAAGTGACAAAACAGCAGATGACAGAGCTGAAGAAGAAGATGAGGCTGGGAACACAGTTCAGGGTCTGCCTAGGGAAACTGAGTCTGTGGGTTtgcaggggacagagccacATGAAAGGGATGTCCCAGCAGAGGCACTTGAAAAGGAAGGTGGAGAACATCAGGCACCCATCCAGCCCGCTTCTTCAGAGGACAGTCCTTCAGCACCCCCAGAGGAACCAAGTACACAGGGTAAAACTGAAGATGAAATGGCTACAGCTGAGAAAGATGGACAGAAGGAAGAATTGATGGAAGAGCTGGAGAAGCGTTCAGGTTCTACTGAAGCAGGCGAGCAAGGTGTGGCATCTGTGGAGACAGGAGGCTGCATTCCCAAGGGAATGGGAagtgagctgcagcaggcacagccaggaacaGAGGCGGAGACAGAGGTGACCACTCAGGAAACCCATTTAGACCCGAGCCTTTTAGGTGATGAAATTAAGAAGTCAGGATTGGAAACAGGGGATGAGGCTGAGGAAGGACAGGAGAGTAGGATGGAATGGGCAGAAGATTTGAATCCAAAGGTAGAGGTTCAAACAAGTCAGTGCAGTGAAGAAATGGCAGGTGGtccagaaggagagaaaaacattCCTTTAGAGGGGGAAGTGCAGAAGGTGGTTAAACAAGCAGAAGGTGAATGTAAAGAGGAGTCAGGTGTAGGTGTTACTGCAGCTACTGAAAACAAAGCCAGTaaagaaacactgaaagaaaatgagcaaGAGGTGGAGCTTGCAGACCACCCTGGTGGGGAATTTGCTTCTGAGGAAGGTGTAAGTAATGCCCTGGCACAGAAGTCTCTGCAGAATGACGACATTAGTGAACAAGTTACACTGGAGGAAGATGTAAATAATTCCCTGGCACAGGAACCTGTGCAGGATGAAAACATTGGTGTACAAGTTAAATTGGAGGAAGGTGTAAATAATTCTGTGGCACAGGAACCTGTGCAGGATGAAAACATTGGTGTACAAGTTAACTTGGAGGAAGGTGTAAATAATTCTGTGGCACAGGAACCTGTGCAGGATGAAAACATTAGTGTACAAGTTAAATTGGAGGAAGGTGTAAATAATTCCCTGGCACAGAAGCCCGTGCAGGACGACAACATTAGTGAAGAAGTGAAATTGGAGGAACAAGCAGAGGAGAGCCTGGAAGATGATGGTGATGCATTTGATTTCGATGAAGAGTCAAATCAAATACTAGAATCTGATGAAAAATGTGATGGAGATGAAGCTGATACACAAAGAGAAGAGGGTGATGGAGCAAATGGTGCTGCTGGAAAAACTGCCCACACGGacaaagctggagagggaacagACAAAATGGAAACCAAAGATGCTTTGACCAAAGGTGAAGTCCTGCAGCATAAAAAAGATGAACCTGAAGGAACAGGGTGCTTGCAAGGGGAAGCGTCAGGGAAAACTGATGTGGAGGAAGATGAAATCAAAGTATCAGATTCTAGTAAACTGGGAAAATTACAGGATGAAGAAGTTTTGGAACAGGTTTTGGAAAGTGCTTTCATTAAGAGGGCTGAAAGCAGGGAGGATTTGCAGGCTGGCAGAAGGAGTAAGGGTAGATCCAGAGATGACTGTACCATCTCCTGAGTTCAGAATCTCAAACCTACGTGAGTTCCATGCCCTGTGACCAGTCCCAGGACACAAACATGCACTTTGCACAAGACATCAGACCTTGGAATACCCTTAGAGCTTTGTCTTTGTAGGTAACTCAGCCTAAAGCATGGATATGGTAATGATGCAAGTATGGTAATGATGCTCTTGTGTTGTACCCAGCCACAAGAAATCGAGACTGTCTCGGGTTGAAAGCTTATCACCTTGTGAGGAAGCTTCACAACTTGACCATTCAAACTATTATGCAATTAAAGTACCTCTAGTGTGGATAGCTGCTCCTGGGGATTtctacaggatttttttttattattctagCCTAGTTGATCAATATCTTGAATGCACATTGGGCCTTTGTGAACTTATGCACATTATGCTTACTTGTACTTCAATCTACAGCAAGCACATTAACTCTTCATGAAGGAACTCAGCCAGATCACCAGTTTCACTGATGGTGAAACTTCTTTCAGAATGATTAAAGCCTATGAACCaatctcttatttttttaacatgaagaaaaaagatattttcattCCACTTTGTGTGTATTTCTTACATGGTCATATTCCAAAATACAGTTAGATCACTGTGAATCTGCTTAGTCTGAGCACTTTGGAAGAGCAATGCACAGTTTGGAGAAAGTGCAACATACAGGTCTTAGTTTGCTGAAAGgaataaatatatacatgtttACTTCATCCAGGCACTTTGCCACTACCACAGTAGGCCTTTTACACCATGTCTTGCatggtgtttttattttttccagagaaagtGTCAATACACAGTGTAATGTGTGCTTAGGTTTGCTATCAAGTACTGTCAGATATCAATAtataaaatatctatttttccaagaaaaatttttgtttaaaatttgcttattgcattatatattttttgCAAACTCTGATTCTGAAAGAATGTTTTTATCTCTGAAACAAATCTTATCTCTTCCCTTCTGAAAAGAAGATAACTTTGCATGTCTTAACTCTTGCTGGATATCAGACCAAAGAGGACTGTTGTTTTGTGTACTAGCCCCACTGTGGCTTTTGGAAAAGCTGGGTTGCTTTGAGTTGCTGGCATAAATTAGGCTCTTGGACTCCCTTGCTGTATTTCCTCTTGCATCTCTGCTAGTGCTTGGGAAGAGAGCATGTTTTGCAtatataaatattcatttaaagTGTTAAGCAGTGCATGTCCCAAGGGAATGCAGATCGAGGGGGGTTCGAGGGGGGGTTCGGGCTGTGGAAGGCTGAGTTTGTGTTGATGTTACAAAGTTGTCAGAGCGCAGACAGACTGCAAAATTGGAAGATGTATATCAAAATGTACTGCTgtatataatttaaataaacatattttatacTTTAAAATACCTGTCCAGAGCACTGTTTCTAAACCTGCACAAGGAGTTATTTAAACCTGTATCATTTCAACAccatttttctgcagctgttgtTCAATTTATTACCTTGTGCTACGTAGCTACAAGAGCCATCTCCCTAGGACTGGGCAGCCTCGGGGTTTGAGCACCTTGAATATGTGATGGCACCTTAACTGTAGAGCTCTAACAGGTCTGTAACCCTGTAACTCCTTTCATGTGGCTTCTCTCCAACTTACAGCAGATCCACCGTGGTTTCTGTAAGTATTGGCAGTTGTTCCTAAGGGTTTACTCTAGATGCTAATCCAAAAAGTCATAGATCTTATAAGCATTTCTTATTAGCATGTAGCAGTGTTTATTTAAAGATTTGGCTGTGCTATACTCTCAACAGTAATATGTGGTTTAATGTTGGAAGTGGGTTTTAATTGGTAAATAGACTTAAACAGATCATTAAGTGGTCTTACCGGGCTTCACCTGTACTGTGGATGGATCTATCAGAGTCAAATTAGGCAACGTGCCATTATATCCCGTGTTTCTTACGAGttcatttctgattttcacTAGTTTTTCCACTTCCAAAGAAAAGACAGCATCTTTAAGAGAATTCCTTTTTAAAGCCATATCACAGGAGCAGAAACACCTCCAATCTTACCTGTCCATGCACCAGCTTGGATCCCACTCCCAGTGTAACTGGGAACAAGACCATGGAGAGGCAGTGCAGCGTAGCTGTTGTGCCAGAAATCCACCCTGGAATGTTGAAAACGAGAATGTGACCCAAGGATGAATCTTTGTCTTCCAGAATAACCCCAAATGCTCGCTGGGTTTTCTGGTCATCACCTAGTGGCACATAAATGCTGTAGCCCAGGTCTGTGCATATCAGAGCTAGCCTGAAATCCTTTCAAAAGCAGTATCTCAAGAAACTTACTTGATAAAAAAGGGGAATAAATAGTGCAAAGGTCTTGGTCAATATCTTCTTTGCTATAGAGAAGAACAGTCCTCCTGTGCTCCTCAAAAGCAGTACTGCAAGCTGGTGTCTTCCAAATCCTGTGCTGTTCCTGGCAGCACCCCTCTTCTGAGAAAGACAGGAAAGCATTTTCTCATCATCCAAAATAGATGGACAGATCTGGAGAAGGAGCATTGCCCAACCTGCTTCTGACAGCTGGATTCTTGCAGGCTGTTCTGAATAGCTGCTTGGGGCTGGGATTTCATGGGATGTCTTTCCATCCTCCAAGACCAGTTTATCCCTTTCATTTACATCATGGTTCATTATTTCCTGGGCCACACATCGTGTAAATCACACAGGTAAAACCAGCAGCCTCCCATCCCATGCTCCCCTCTTAGTGGAAAGCCATGGAGGATGGATGTGTGGCTGGTTTGGGAATGTTTGGGCCACTGGGGGGGCAGCACCTGAGTAAGCAATGCCTGGAGTCACCTGCAGTGCCGAGGCAGTGAGATCAGATCAGTCACTGGACttgggagctgtggcagcaccGTGCTCaccctgctgtgtcctgctcccTCACAGGCCCCATCTCCTCCTCGGCCTCTGTAAACTCTGTGGCCATGAACTGGTGCAGTGAGTACCCTGGGAATCACCTTCCCAAAGTGAAGTGAGGTGAATGTCACACTCTGATTATTCACTGGAGCATCTTTCTATGTGGAGTAAGGTTAATGACTGTTACAGATGAGAATTTTAATTAGCTGCTTCCTGTCCTGATTCAATAGACTGTTCTTTGCTGCCTGTTCTCAAGGTCCTCAGATTCGGTGGAAAAATATCTCGTAAATGCAAAATCAAGGTGACCCTGCAGAGTAAGTTTTCTGTGTTAATGTGGGGGTTTAAGATAAGTGAAACCCAAGAGGCCCTCATCTCGACAGGCAGAATATGAATGGCAATTTAAGCAAActaattttttccctgctgcctgcatgtCCCAATGGGGTGCACAGATGTCTGTAATGAGGGCAGAGAGAACTGAGGGTGAGATCAAACTTGACAGTTCACCCCAAAATGCATCCTTTTTGCAGGAAAAGGGCTTTGGGGAACCCAGTGTCCTTCCTCACTGGAAGCTGGAAGAGGTCTCCTTTCTTCAGGCAGGCAGGTTTCACCCCACAGCAGTGGTTGTGTTAATGAAAGTCACAACTAAATTATTTCCAGGATCAAAGTGTGTTACTTGGCCCTTTTGGAGTCAATACATTTGGGCTAATTTTGTAGTGGCCTAAAGGTTTCCTGCTGCACCAGTCCTCATTCTCTTTCCAATCCTTGGAACTCCATTTCTTAATCTTTGCTGGCCTGTAAATCCCAACACAGTCTCTTGAGTCCAAGTATCTCCAAGCTGTTTGCTGCTCTTGCTTTCTTCATTggcctttgtttttcttccatatCTTTCATCTTTTGCAGAATTTTTGTCTtaagttttctttccttcccataTAGATCTGTgaaattgttttattgttttgaaGGGGTTTATACTCAGAAATTTTGGTTGTGGGTGATATTTACCAAAAAAGTGGGTTCgggtcttttttgttttttcatatcAGTGCTCAGGTGAAACAATGTTGGGTGTGTTACAAAtggatgaaaaacaaaaagaatagGACTTCAGGAGGTTCAAAATTAATCCATAGATCTGCTGAACTGGGATCTCACGCTCAGATCTGTATTTGGGTATTGCATCAGAAGCCAAGGTAAAGGTTTTATTCCATGCTCTGGAGTGGGACTATATGGGGGGGTGTATTCCCAGGAGGGGAATGACATACTGTATTAATGTCTGCTGTACTTCCATTGGGAAGCCAGTTTCCACCATGACTTGATTCAATACAGACTCTTGATTCCCTTTAAGTGCGTGTgctaacaagaaaaaaaggaagaaccACAAGACTTTGGCCTTTTCAGGAGTTGTCATCAAAGaagaaatggtatttttaaagctcttcAAAAAACTTTGagtctctctctctcagcaGAATTTACCTGGTAAAAGCCCACCAGGCTCTTATGTGTAATTTACCTTGCTTTCCTAAGTTTAAGAAAAGATCTTTTCCTTGAGTGACCTTTGGATTTTAACCATTTGATCAGCAGGCCAGACCTCAGCTGTGGAGttgagctctgagcagcctgggctctgcactgctggcaAGGGAGGCCAGCTGAACAAACCTGCAGTGAGACCCAGCTGAGGTCAACAGATCCTCTCCTAATGGGTGCATTTGAATGTGATGTTGCAGCATGCTCCTGCCTGAGGTGTACCTGAACAAACGGAGCTTGTTAATTAATGAGGTCATTTGGGTGGTAAGAAAATGTGCTTTCTCACATTGCAGCCCTtaatggggaaggaaaaaaaggaaatgattTGGTTGCTTACTTTGTAGTTCTTTTTCCCAGCTGTCTCATTCTGTAGAGTGCACTTTATTAATGAAGGCTGCACATACCCATACTTCCAAGTCTAAATGTAGGACAACAGTTGTGCAGATTGTCCATTTCCTCTTGATGTTTGACCTGGAGAATTGactctgcagagaaaacaaTGTTTTACCAGACTGCTGCGttcaaaacacaaataatttgACGGGCCAATGTTTTTCTGGTCATAATGTTGGAGCTAAAATGTCACTGCCATGTAAAAGAAGGGAAGAGTTAAAAAGTGCTGAGAATGTGCTTAGCTGTGATTATAGGTGTTTACAGTATTGTCATTGTGTTAAACTGTCAAGATGTTGTGAGATTTTGTGTTGCAGTTGTGCTTGACCCTAGAGTTCTTGCATGCTAACCTAACGTAGAAGATTAGCCTCTTTGCATGCAGCTGGCTGCTGGGACAAGCATGTTCTGTGAGAATGCCATaactgccctggctgcagccccctcccagccccgtCCGGGCCTCGTGTCCTGTGGTACGTGCCCTCACTCCCCCTTCAGTAGCCACTAACCTGAACGGGTCAGGCTCGTGCCTCAGATGCGCTCCCCGTGCGCCGCTCGATCAGCCAGCTCTGACCTCTGCCTTTTCTCTTCCAGACAGGCTGAAAAAGCTCATCGATGAACGGGAGTCCTTGCTAGACCAGGTAATCACAGGGCGAGTGAAGAGCAGTAAATGGTTAAGGAAATGGAAATAGCCCACACACGAGGTgtagagcagcagtgctgtggtcaGGTTGCTCTTGCTGAGGACTTGCTGCCTTTTCTGGCCACTCTGTTCTTTCTCCAGAACATTCCTCCTGTATGTTAACTCAGGATACACAGAAGATATGACCCAGTGTGCCTCTTATTTATGAATAGTAATCCTTCAGATCGGCCAAGCCCAAGGGAAAAACAGGCATGGCTTGGAAATTGTAGAAGCAAATTTTCTTTCCGAGAGTAAGCCCTCCCCTCTGCTGGGTCTGTGGGTAAATGGGCCATTTGGAAAGGTTTGTTGGAGGAACTGCAGATGGGTAAAGAGCAATTAAAG
Protein-coding sequences here:
- the LRRFIP1 gene encoding leucine-rich repeat flightless-interacting protein 1 isoform X3; the encoded protein is MYSPEGVRRAVGIFRGCSPSSGTQRRRGGAFREDAGGFRGRCAPSPGAPSALPRARLPLPARSPLRPRAAPGASGRAPPPQTAGAMDAAADCLSPAAQQQAEARLAAKRAARAEAREIRMKELERQQKEIYQVQKKYYGLDTKWGDIEQWMEDSERYSRRARRNASASDEDERMSVGSRGSLRSHLEYASTYPVAGLESERTKKKNYSKATNGYEEDVCGSSQSRKSSRASYYCDLGLPSNSYASTSQLSSQNGNWASVYEESVYSGSRRYSAPSSRAPSEYSCYLGSGSRASSRASSARASPVIEERPEKDFEKGARTVSSLSAATLASLGGTSSRRGSGDTSISADTEASIREIKDIYELKDQIQDVEGKYMQGLKELKDSLAEVEEKYKKAMVSNAQLDNEKTNFMYQVDTLKDALLELEEQLAESRRQYEEKSKEFEREKHAHSILQFQFMEIKEALKQREEMLAKHGIIPDSDIATNGDTSDILDNEGHLDSSRPAPGTTQALKPGGEGMLGKANEVEMKNEILEDVGKREILQNTEHEEHKEESEEEEEAQPLHAAENAKAEHMVEERDAPPTVMIPESRCAEQGQSLTAPVSGSASSNSDSDTDGLGEVTESRGTAVQQPESTEAERTNENLELGSPQGHQIFETPQEMFCDSGTEQEVGEAAPNQEEQEDLVLSSHSLSDNEMAEGSDSTSESSELVSNQAGLPEGAVAGLLREEGNVESSTPGEAQHSEESAENKAANVLEEKFVDCTDGKSDKTADDRAEEEDEAGNTVQGLPRETESVGLQGTEPHERDVPAEALEKEGGEHQAPIQPASSEDSPSAPPEEPSTQGKTEDEMATAEKDGQKEELMEELEKRSGSTEAGEQGVASVETGGCIPKGMGSELQQAQPGTEAETEVTTQETHLDPSLLGDEIKKSGLETGDEAEEGQESRMEWAEDLNPKVEVQTSQCSEEMAGGPEGEKNIPLEGEVQKVVKQAEGECKEESGVGVTAATENKASKETLKENEQEVELADHPGGEFASEEGVSNALAQKSLQNDDISEQVTLEEDVNNSLAQEPVQDENIGVQVKLEEGVNNSVAQEPVQDENIGVQVNLEEGVNNSVAQEPVQDENISVQVKLEEGVNNSLAQKPVQDDNISEEVKLEEQAEESLEDDGDAFDFDEESNQILESDEKCDGDEADTQREEGDGANGAAGKTAHTDKAGEGTDKMETKDALTKGEVLQHKKDEPEGTGCLQGEASGKTDVEEDEIKVSDSSKLGKLQDEEVLEQVLESAFIKRAESREDLQAGRRSKGRSRDDCTIS